The Carassius auratus strain Wakin unplaced genomic scaffold, ASM336829v1 scaf_tig00026569, whole genome shotgun sequence region tttactcggcagtctatgggacagtctcaagcctccaggttttcatccaagatatctaaaattgtgttccgaagacaaacaaagcttttacaggttggGAACAaaatggaggtaagtgattaatgacaaaattgtaattttgtggTGAGTATACCTTGAACAGTTCTCTACATGCATATTGGCTGATTTATCAGTATAAAGCACATAtcaatgtcttattctgcattaCCATATTTTAGATGATTCCTACCCTATACCTAAACATAACAACTACCTTAACCATTAATAAGCaataaattaggagtttattgatgcAAAGGTCATATTtgatagttagttagttagttagttagttaatgATAATGGTCACCAAACTGAAGTGTGACCGAGATTTCTGTCCATCTATGCAATTAGTGTAAGTAATTTAAAAATTTCAAGCTCTAAAAAGTGTCATACAAAAATCCAtgtgactccagagggttaatccTGATTTGATGACGCAATGTGAttgcttttagctttttaaatgaattaacccATTAGttatttattcacaaaatattttatcaCAGGAGAATCTCACTGCATGGCTGTTCACACAAGAGCAGACTATCTCGCGATGCAACTGGTCACGGAAGCACTGGAAGAGGTTATTCCACTCTCAGAGGATGGACAGAAATATATCggggttttttttatgtatttttatttgtgtcctaaaaataaatgaaagttttatgggtttggaattaTCTGAatgtgagtaaatggtgacaagatattaattatttattgaattattccTTCTAGAGCTGACATAAATCATAGTTCACTAAGATGCTTTACAAAATAGCCAGCCCTAATTCCTTCTGCACCTACCTGATCTTgatcaacatcatcatcaccagTAATGATGATCCTCTTTTCAATTCTTGTCTCCGAGTAGCCTCCCTTCACCGTCTAAAAAAcatatatgtacattttcaatCCTCCAAGAAAACTTTTTCTAAAAAGAGGCTGCCAGGAGATACTTTTTTTCAGATACCTTAGTAACATGAGTTGTAGTGGCTGACGTTACGTTCTCGGTTACCATTAGAGGAGAGCCATCTCTAGCTAATGATCCCAGGTTCACCTGTTCAAGAATATAATGAATAAACACTTGTCAAAGCCAGAAAGCTATAAGGTAGTGTTATACCTCACAAATAAGGCAAGCCATCTGAAGCAAACTGTAGAACTAAAGTTGGAAATAAAGCAACAGACAAAAATGACAAAGCAGAAGCAAAGACACAAGGAGGTTTGGTCAGTCAAGCTCAACAGATGAAAATACTCACAGGAGAGATTCTCTCCGTCATAGAGTATGTGGCCTCTCGCAAACTGCTGATACATGGTCCTAAGACAGCAAACACAGAACTTACAATCTATATGAGAACCAACCACGGTGCATGTAAGTATTAAAAGAACATAATAACACTTACTTATGTAATTGATGATAATTGACATAATTACAGTCTTCAGACCATGTTCCTCCTATGGTACAGTGACATATCACCAGTAAAGTACATATGATGAGGCTAAAAGGTCTTTACCGGGTCTGCAATCTCCATTATGGTTGTGGTGACCTCAGAGCCATTGGGCTGCGTCTCGATCTTGACCTCGGGTCTTCCTAAGAGCTTGGAGGCAATGATTTCACTGCTCTCTCTGCTGAGAGGATGGAATGGGGGTCCATCTCCCGTCTCATCAACTGCTTG contains the following coding sequences:
- the LOC113078787 gene encoding band 4.1-like protein 1; this encodes MTERISPVNLGSLARDGSPLMVTENVTSATTTHVTKTVKGGYSETRIEKRIIITGDDDVDQDQALAMAIKEAKQQHPDMLVTKAVVVRETESSTQDPHEESKS